In a genomic window of Spirosoma agri:
- a CDS encoding co-chaperone GroES — protein MVAETESVKVNVKPLADRVLVEAAPAEEKTSFGIIIPDTAKEKPQRGTVVAVGAGKKDEPLTVQVGDTVLYGKYAGTEITVDSKEYLIMRESDIFAIL, from the coding sequence ATGGTAGCAGAAACGGAAAGCGTTAAAGTGAACGTGAAACCGCTGGCAGACCGCGTACTGGTAGAAGCAGCACCGGCCGAAGAAAAAACCTCGTTCGGGATCATCATTCCTGACACGGCAAAGGAAAAACCACAGCGCGGTACGGTCGTAGCCGTTGGTGCAGGCAAGAAAGATGAGCCCCTAACGGTTCAGGTGGGCGATACGGTTCTGTATGGCAAATATGCTGGTACAGAAATCACCGTTGACAGCAAAGAGTACCTGATCATGCGCGAATCCGACATTTTCGCAATTCTTTAA
- the secG gene encoding preprotein translocase subunit SecG, whose amino-acid sequence MVTATIVIICIFTVLLILIVLVQNSKGGGLAGEFGGLGSNQLMGVKKTTDLLEQITWGLGIGVMVLSLASYVMIDRNQASGINSINVDRAQTQTLPGAAAPTPAPTPAAAPSQAVPGAATPGASTPGASTSALTPQK is encoded by the coding sequence ATGGTAACGGCAACTATTGTCATCATTTGCATCTTCACTGTCTTACTGATTCTGATTGTGCTCGTTCAAAACTCTAAGGGAGGTGGACTAGCCGGCGAGTTTGGCGGACTAGGGTCCAATCAGCTTATGGGTGTTAAAAAAACAACCGATCTGCTGGAGCAAATTACCTGGGGTCTCGGTATTGGCGTAATGGTCCTTTCACTGGCCTCTTACGTCATGATTGACCGCAATCAGGCGTCTGGCATCAATAGCATCAACGTAGATCGCGCGCAGACGCAAACACTACCGGGTGCAGCGGCTCCAACACCTGCTCCTACCCCGGCTGCCGCACCAAGTCAGGCCGTTCCAGGTGCGGCAACACCAGGTGCATCCACACCGGGTGCTTCGACTTCGGCGCTGACGCCCCAGAAATAA
- a CDS encoding sigma-54 interaction domain-containing protein, whose product MDIQEIQSVKQRFGIIGNAPALNYAINVAMQVAATDLTVLITGESGSGKESFSKIIHSLSARKHGQFIAINCGAIPEGTIDSELFGHEKGSFTGAVDSRKGYFETTNGGTIFLDEIGEMPLGTQARLLRVLENGEFIRVGSSKTQKTDVRVVAATNVNLMDAVDKGNFREDLYYRLNTVPIYVPPLRERGTDIELLFRKFTTDFSERYRIKPLQLTEGAKQVLMSYPFPGNIRQLKNIAEQVSILESEQNKPIETETLTRYLPQQQPSNRSLALFPQTNGGTNGENFSERELLYKVLFDMRRDVNDLKKLVRDVLGDEQDGRQILNNHKDLFDSIQPDGDHPPVDTNITRFLPAPNGTGRPENPPPSETYNSHPPVQIFDDVAHDINDVTVEDVTHETEEDDSLSLERQEKEMILKALRRNNNKRKYAAQALGISERTLYRKIKQYEIDEE is encoded by the coding sequence ATGGATATTCAAGAAATTCAAAGCGTCAAACAACGCTTCGGTATCATTGGGAATGCGCCTGCGCTCAACTACGCTATCAACGTAGCCATGCAGGTTGCCGCTACCGACCTGACCGTGCTCATTACGGGCGAGAGTGGTAGTGGTAAAGAATCCTTTTCCAAGATCATTCATAGCCTGAGCGCCCGCAAGCATGGCCAGTTCATTGCCATCAACTGCGGGGCCATTCCGGAAGGAACCATCGACTCCGAACTGTTTGGCCACGAGAAGGGCTCTTTTACGGGGGCTGTCGATTCGCGGAAAGGTTACTTCGAGACGACGAATGGCGGCACCATTTTTCTGGACGAAATCGGGGAAATGCCCCTGGGCACCCAGGCTCGTTTGCTGCGGGTACTGGAAAACGGGGAGTTTATTCGGGTCGGTTCGTCCAAGACCCAGAAAACCGATGTGCGCGTGGTAGCCGCTACCAACGTCAATTTGATGGATGCCGTCGATAAAGGAAATTTCCGGGAAGACCTGTACTACCGGCTCAATACCGTGCCGATTTATGTTCCACCTCTGCGCGAACGGGGCACCGATATCGAACTGCTGTTTCGCAAGTTTACCACTGATTTCTCGGAACGTTACCGGATCAAACCGCTCCAACTAACCGAGGGAGCCAAGCAAGTGCTGATGAGTTATCCGTTTCCGGGTAATATCCGTCAGTTGAAAAATATCGCCGAGCAGGTATCCATTCTCGAATCAGAACAGAACAAGCCGATCGAGACCGAAACGCTGACGCGCTACCTACCGCAACAGCAGCCCAGCAACCGGAGTCTGGCCTTATTTCCACAGACGAATGGTGGCACGAACGGGGAAAATTTTTCGGAGCGCGAACTGCTGTACAAAGTACTGTTCGACATGCGCCGGGATGTAAATGATCTTAAGAAGCTCGTTCGCGATGTGTTGGGCGATGAACAGGATGGCCGGCAGATTCTGAACAATCACAAAGATCTGTTCGACTCGATTCAACCGGACGGCGATCATCCGCCGGTCGATACCAACATTACCCGGTTTCTGCCAGCACCAAACGGTACGGGTCGTCCAGAAAATCCACCGCCCTCCGAGACGTATAACAGCCATCCGCCCGTGCAGATTTTCGACGATGTGGCGCATGACATCAACGATGTGACTGTGGAGGATGTAACCCACGAAACGGAAGAAGATGATTCGCTCTCGCTCGAACGGCAGGAGAAGGAAATGATTTTAAAAGCGTTACGGCGAAACAACAATAAACGTAAATACGCAGCGCAGGCACTTGGTATCTCTGAACGGACGTTATACCGGAAAATTAAGCAGTATGAAATTGATGAAGAATAA
- the groL gene encoding chaperonin GroEL (60 kDa chaperone family; promotes refolding of misfolded polypeptides especially under stressful conditions; forms two stacked rings of heptamers to form a barrel-shaped 14mer; ends can be capped by GroES; misfolded proteins enter the barrel where they are refolded when GroES binds), whose amino-acid sequence MAKKIFFDTEARERIKKGVDTLADAVKVTLGPKGRNVILDKKFGSPVITKDGVTVAKEIELKDAMENMGAQLVKEVASKTADSAGDGTTTATVLAQAIYSIGAKNVAAGANPMDLKRGIEKAVVAVVKNLAEQAQTIGDDFGKIEQVATISANHDEEIGTMIAEAMKKVGKEGVITVEEARGTETEVKTVEGMQFDRGYLSPYFVTNTEKMEVELERPFILISEKKVSSMKELLPVLEQVAQTGRPLLIIAEDVDGEALATLVVNKIRGALKVAAVKAPGFGDRRKAMLEDIAILTGGQVISEERGFKLENASIEYLGQAEKILIDKDNTTIVNGVGEKDNITGRVNQIKAQIENTTSDYDREKLQERLAKLSGGVAILYIGAATEVEMKEKKDRVDDALHATRAAVEEGIVTGGGIALIRAISSLDSINAINEDEKTGVNIIRVALESPLRTIVANAGGEGSVIVNKVKDGQGGFGYNAKNDTFEDLFAAGVIDPKKVTRLALENAASIAGLLLTTECVIADEPEEAPAGGGAGMHGGGGMGGMM is encoded by the coding sequence ATGGCTAAGAAAATTTTCTTCGATACCGAAGCCCGTGAGCGTATCAAAAAGGGTGTTGACACTCTGGCCGACGCTGTAAAAGTTACGCTGGGTCCTAAAGGCCGGAACGTAATTCTTGATAAAAAATTCGGCTCTCCCGTGATCACCAAAGATGGTGTGACGGTAGCTAAAGAAATTGAACTGAAGGACGCCATGGAAAACATGGGTGCTCAGTTGGTAAAAGAAGTTGCCTCGAAAACCGCTGATTCAGCGGGTGACGGTACAACGACAGCTACGGTGTTGGCACAGGCGATCTACTCGATCGGTGCGAAAAACGTGGCCGCTGGTGCTAACCCAATGGATCTGAAGCGTGGTATTGAGAAAGCGGTTGTTGCTGTTGTCAAGAACCTTGCTGAACAGGCGCAGACGATCGGTGACGATTTCGGTAAAATCGAACAGGTTGCGACCATCTCGGCTAACCACGACGAAGAAATCGGTACGATGATCGCTGAAGCCATGAAGAAAGTGGGCAAAGAAGGTGTCATCACGGTTGAAGAAGCGCGCGGTACTGAAACGGAAGTTAAAACCGTTGAAGGTATGCAGTTCGACCGGGGTTACCTGTCTCCTTACTTCGTGACGAACACTGAGAAAATGGAAGTTGAACTGGAGCGTCCGTTCATCCTGATCTCGGAAAAGAAAGTGTCATCGATGAAAGAACTGTTGCCGGTACTGGAGCAAGTTGCGCAAACAGGCCGTCCGCTGTTGATCATCGCTGAAGATGTAGATGGTGAGGCCCTGGCTACGCTGGTTGTCAACAAAATTCGTGGTGCCCTGAAAGTAGCCGCTGTCAAAGCACCTGGTTTCGGTGATCGTCGGAAAGCGATGCTGGAAGACATTGCTATCCTGACAGGTGGCCAAGTGATCAGCGAAGAGCGCGGTTTCAAACTGGAGAACGCATCGATCGAATACCTGGGTCAGGCTGAAAAAATCCTGATCGACAAAGACAATACAACTATTGTCAATGGTGTTGGTGAGAAAGACAATATCACGGGTCGCGTAAACCAAATCAAAGCCCAAATCGAAAATACGACGTCAGACTACGATCGCGAGAAATTGCAGGAGCGTCTGGCTAAACTGTCGGGTGGTGTGGCTATTCTCTACATCGGTGCTGCTACTGAAGTAGAAATGAAAGAAAAGAAAGATCGTGTTGACGATGCCCTGCATGCAACCCGCGCTGCGGTTGAAGAAGGAATCGTAACCGGTGGTGGTATCGCGTTGATCCGCGCTATCTCGTCACTGGATTCGATCAACGCCATCAACGAAGACGAAAAAACGGGTGTTAACATCATCCGTGTGGCTCTCGAATCACCATTGCGCACGATCGTAGCTAACGCCGGTGGCGAAGGTTCAGTTATCGTGAACAAAGTGAAGGATGGTCAGGGTGGTTTCGGCTATAACGCAAAGAACGATACATTCGAAGATCTGTTTGCAGCCGGTGTTATCGATCCTAAGAAAGTAACCCGTCTGGCATTGGAAAACGCGGCTTCGATCGCGGGTCTGTTGCTGACAACGGAGTGTGTTATTGCTGACGAGCCAGAAGAAGCTCCAGCCGGTGGCGGTGCAGGTATGCACGGCGGTGGCGGCATGGGCGGCATGATGTAA
- the lptE gene encoding LPS assembly lipoprotein LptE, which translates to MKNKRQATAIHQQATAGPFQLPVRQLLGFLLVVSCSLLTASCGVYSFTGTTLSPDIKSVTVNNFVLATAGGPANLPLTFNERLKEYYQRYTNLKVVPNNGDMVLEGNITGYDLLAVAPTAQDQAGVNRLQITVLARFYNNKDESKNFEQSFSFYQDFPQNQTLSQNESRLVPKILDQIVLDIFNKTAADW; encoded by the coding sequence ATGAAGAATAAACGTCAAGCAACAGCAATCCACCAACAGGCGACGGCAGGTCCATTCCAGCTACCTGTCAGGCAGCTGCTCGGTTTCCTGCTGGTGGTTAGTTGCTCACTGCTCACGGCTTCCTGTGGCGTCTATTCATTTACCGGAACAACACTTTCGCCCGATATCAAGAGTGTCACGGTCAATAACTTCGTCCTGGCAACGGCTGGCGGACCGGCCAATCTACCGCTGACGTTTAATGAACGACTTAAGGAATATTACCAGCGGTATACCAATCTAAAAGTTGTTCCTAACAATGGCGATATGGTACTGGAAGGCAATATTACCGGCTACGACCTACTGGCGGTGGCCCCAACCGCACAGGATCAGGCGGGCGTTAACCGGCTACAGATCACCGTTCTAGCTCGTTTTTATAATAACAAAGACGAGAGCAAAAACTTCGAGCAGTCATTCTCTTTTTATCAGGATTTTCCGCAGAACCAGACACTCAGCCAAAACGAAAGCCGTCTGGTGCCTAAAATCCTGGATCAGATCGTTTTAGACATTTTCAACAAGACGGCTGCCGATTGGTAG
- the miaB gene encoding tRNA (N6-isopentenyl adenosine(37)-C2)-methylthiotransferase MiaB, with amino-acid sequence MTLIPELTILQPADKEAIDLPRTSEDELAVGKKKLYIESYGCQMNFADSEIVAAVMRNAGFATTSTAEEADLIFLNTCAIRENAEQKVRHRLKHLVGLKRLKPELLVGMLGCMAERLKTKLLEEEKVIDIVAGPDAYRDIPKLVEEAGSGQKAVNVFLSREETYADISPIRLNSNGVTAFVSIMRGCDNMCSFCVVPFTRGRERSRDPHSIVREAQDLFDRGYREVTLLGQNVDSYKWRDESLTTSQTEAATAGSALSTTTFADLLETVARIHPDLRIRFSTSHPKDITDDVLHTMAKYDNICKYIHLPAQSGNSRVLKIMNRTYDRPWYIDRIDRIRAILGDDCGISTDMISGFCSETEEEHQESLSLMDYVQYDYAYMFAYSERPGTLAAKKYPDDIPEEVKKRRLSEIIAKQQYYSAARNQRHIGQVLRVLIEGNSKRSDEFLSGRSDQNKLVVFPKGNLQKGQYVNVLITECSSATLRGEVV; translated from the coding sequence ATGACGCTTATTCCTGAATTGACGATATTACAGCCTGCCGACAAGGAAGCCATTGACCTGCCTCGTACTTCAGAGGATGAGCTGGCCGTAGGCAAAAAGAAACTCTATATCGAAAGTTACGGTTGCCAGATGAATTTCGCGGATAGTGAGATCGTGGCCGCCGTGATGCGTAATGCCGGTTTTGCAACCACCTCAACGGCCGAAGAGGCTGATCTTATTTTTCTTAATACCTGTGCCATTCGGGAAAACGCCGAGCAAAAGGTCCGTCACCGGCTCAAACACCTGGTCGGATTGAAACGGCTGAAACCAGAACTGCTGGTCGGTATGCTCGGCTGCATGGCCGAACGACTGAAAACCAAGCTACTGGAAGAAGAAAAAGTGATCGATATTGTGGCGGGTCCGGATGCCTACCGCGATATTCCGAAGTTGGTTGAAGAAGCCGGATCGGGCCAGAAAGCCGTCAACGTTTTTCTTTCCCGCGAAGAGACGTATGCCGATATTTCGCCGATTCGCCTGAATTCCAATGGGGTTACAGCATTCGTGTCGATCATGCGCGGCTGCGACAACATGTGCAGCTTCTGCGTGGTCCCCTTCACGCGGGGCCGGGAACGCAGTCGCGATCCGCACAGCATCGTCCGCGAAGCCCAGGACCTTTTCGACCGGGGTTACCGCGAAGTGACGCTGCTGGGGCAGAACGTCGATTCGTACAAATGGCGTGACGAGTCACTGACGACCAGCCAGACGGAAGCCGCAACGGCTGGCTCCGCACTCTCCACGACAACATTTGCGGATCTGCTCGAAACCGTTGCTCGCATACATCCCGATCTGCGCATTCGCTTCTCGACATCCCATCCCAAGGACATTACGGACGATGTGCTGCACACGATGGCGAAGTACGACAACATCTGCAAATACATCCACCTACCGGCTCAAAGTGGTAACAGCCGCGTGCTGAAGATCATGAACCGGACCTACGACCGGCCTTGGTATATCGATCGAATTGACCGTATCCGGGCGATTTTGGGCGACGATTGTGGTATCTCTACCGATATGATTTCGGGCTTCTGTTCCGAGACCGAAGAAGAGCATCAGGAATCGCTGTCGTTGATGGATTATGTGCAGTACGACTACGCCTACATGTTCGCTTATTCGGAGCGGCCCGGCACGCTAGCAGCCAAGAAATACCCCGACGACATCCCCGAAGAGGTTAAAAAGCGTCGGTTAAGTGAGATCATCGCCAAACAGCAGTACTACTCGGCAGCGCGTAACCAGCGGCATATCGGACAGGTGCTACGGGTATTGATCGAAGGAAATTCCAAGCGTTCGGATGAGTTTCTGTCTGGCCGTAGTGACCAGAACAAACTAGTCGTTTTCCCCAAAGGAAACCTTCAGAAAGGCCAGTATGTCAATGTGTTGATAACCGAATGTTCGTCGGCAACACTACGCGGTGAGGTCGTTTAA